The Candidatus Zixiibacteriota bacterium genome includes a window with the following:
- a CDS encoding polysaccharide deacetylase family protein has translation MIWPVFVILMIMVLMLIGYRIWFSRSGLRYSLKKSNTLMIHNVAFGFDYAMSSVKRKKLVSYLDSAQKRGFMFGRMEECVDEFENDENVADRLTVSFDDGYDDTYRFFREILEPRKIPVTVFVTVGFMGKKAVWDYKPNPPAHISKEQLKQMLTTGLVEIGGHSMTHAVLTRIDDNSLEHEVADCRKILEDTFSVDVRYFSYPFGRFDRRVIGAVKKAGYQAGFCGVPKELPEQDKLFAIPRIPLYLTDNLFTFNRKISHGFLSWMEFSKARMTENISDLTFEFKRKL, from the coding sequence ATGATCTGGCCGGTTTTCGTCATCCTGATGATAATGGTTCTGATGTTGATCGGTTACCGGATCTGGTTTTCCCGTTCGGGCTTAAGGTACTCACTGAAAAAATCCAACACGCTGATGATTCATAACGTCGCCTTCGGTTTCGACTATGCAATGAGTTCGGTGAAAAGGAAAAAGCTGGTCAGCTACCTTGATTCAGCGCAGAAGCGTGGCTTTATGTTTGGACGGATGGAAGAATGTGTTGACGAATTCGAAAACGATGAAAATGTGGCGGACAGGTTGACGGTATCTTTTGATGACGGCTATGATGATACTTATCGTTTCTTCAGGGAGATTCTCGAGCCGAGAAAGATACCCGTTACTGTTTTTGTAACAGTTGGTTTCATGGGTAAAAAAGCTGTCTGGGATTACAAGCCGAATCCTCCGGCACATATCAGCAAAGAGCAATTAAAACAGATGCTTACGACGGGCCTGGTGGAAATTGGCGGGCATTCCATGACCCATGCCGTGTTGACCCGGATTGACGACAACTCGCTCGAGCATGAAGTCGCTGACTGCAGGAAGATACTGGAGGATACGTTTTCAGTCGATGTGCGTTATTTTTCATATCCTTTCGGTAGATTTGACAGGCGTGTAATCGGTGCGGTCAAAAAGGCCGGTTACCAGGCCGGGTTTTGCGGTGTGCCGAAGGAGCTTCCCGAACAGGACAAACTGTTTGCGATTCCAAGAATACCCTTGTACCTTACTGATAATTTGTTTACATTCAATCGCAAGATCAGTCACGGTTTTCTGTCATGGATGGAGTTTTCGAAAGCACGTATGACTGAAAACATATCCGATTTGACTTTTGAGTTCAAGAGGAAACTCTGA
- a CDS encoding insulinase family protein → KKPVNYKARKVYSRDIMQAHIVLGWEIVPYKNYDRYPLLMLNNILGGGMSSRFFQAIREKMGLAYTIYSYQDYYKDSGIFGTYVGCDSKNVAPSVNLLLHEVDKIKQNGIDDAEFTATRVQLTGNLMLGLESSTNRMNRLARNELYMGRFFGLNETLKNLEKVQREDLTRVARRYLNPENLTMVVLGPLDKTVLGKIEL, encoded by the coding sequence AAAAAACCGGTCAACTATAAAGCACGAAAAGTTTACAGCCGGGATATCATGCAGGCCCATATAGTTCTCGGGTGGGAAATAGTACCGTATAAAAATTACGATCGCTATCCTCTCCTGATGCTCAACAATATTCTCGGCGGTGGAATGTCCTCGCGCTTTTTTCAGGCCATCCGGGAGAAGATGGGATTAGCATACACGATCTATTCTTACCAGGATTATTACAAGGACAGCGGTATATTTGGAACTTATGTCGGCTGTGATTCTAAAAACGTTGCTCCATCTGTGAACCTTCTGCTTCACGAAGTCGATAAAATCAAGCAGAACGGGATTGACGACGCGGAGTTCACCGCTACCCGTGTACAGTTGACCGGTAACCTGATGCTGGGCCTCGAGAGCTCCACCAACCGCATGAACCGCCTGGCCCGGAATGAGCTGTATATGGGCCGTTTCTTTGGCCTCAATGAAACCCTTAAGAACCTCGAAAAAGTTCAGCGCGAAGATCTGACAAGGGTAGCTCGCAGATATCTCAATCCTGAAAACCTAACCATGGTTGTCCTGGGACCGCTCGACAAGACGGTGCTGGGGAAAATCGAATTGTAA